In the genome of Planctomyces sp. SH-PL62, the window CTTTCTGGAGCGATTGCGTCCTGCGCGGGGCGACGGCTTCCTCGGCGACGATCGAGCGTCGAGACTTCCGCTGGCGACGGACAAACCCCCGTCGTCGGAGACTTCCCCTAGTGGAGAGTCACGACTGATCCCGTGCGAGACGGCCGTCGTAGAAGGGGTATGAAACCACCCCTCTTCGTCCGCCCGCTCTCCCCCGAGGAGTCCCGGACCCTTCGGGCCGGCCTCCGCTCGCCCTCGGCCTTCACCCTGCGGCGCTGCCAGATCCTCCTGGCCGGCGCCGAGGGCCTCAAGCCCTCCGCGATCCGCGCCCGGCTCGGCTGCGCCACCCAGACCGTCCGCGACGCCATCCGCGCCTTCGCCGCCGAGGGGCTCGCCTGCCTCCGCGAGAAGTCCCACCGCCCCCGATCGGCCCGGCCCGCCCTCGACGCCGCGGCCGGCGAGCGGCTCCGCGCCCTGCTGCACCGCAGCCCCCGCGAGTTCGACAAGCCGACCTCGCTCTGGACGCTCCACCTGGCCGCCGAGGCGGCGTTCGCCGAGGGCCTCACCCCGCGCGTGATGAGCGGCGAGTCGATCCGCCGGGCGCTGAAGCGGCTGGGGGTGGGCTGGAAGCGGGCCAAGACCTGGATCACCAGCCCCGACCCGGCGTACCTGAGAAAAAAGGGGCGCGCGACCGGCTGATCCGCCTGGCCGAGGCCCATCCGGGCTGGACCCTCGGCTTCCAGGACGAGGTCTGGTGGAGCCGGCTGGCCCGGCCCGGCCTGCACGCCTGGGCCGGCGGCGAGCCGCTGCGGCTGCACGAGCCGGCCGCCGACGCCGCCGACGGCGACCCCAAGGCGTTGGCCTGCTACGGGCTGCTGCGCGGCGACTCCGGCGGGATGCTGCTGCGGTTCGTGCAGGGGCGCCCGGTCAGCCAGGTGACCGAGGACTTCCTCGCCTGGGCGTGCGACCGGCTGGCCGCCGAGGGCAAGCGGGCGTTGCTGCTGGTCTGGGACAACGCCGCCTGGCACGTCAGCCGCCGGGTGCGGGCCTGGATCAAGGCCCACAACCGGCTGGCGAAGGCCCGAGGCGGAGTGCGGATCGTGGCGTGCCACCTGCCGGTGAAGGCGCCGTGGCTCAACGCGATCGAACCGAAGTGGGTCCACGGCAAGAGAGCCGTCGTCGAGCCGGGGAGGAGACTGACGGCGGCCGAGGTCGAGGAGCGGGTCTGCGGCTACTACGGCTGCGAACACATCGGTCGCCTCACACAGCAACTCCAGTGATCCTGCACTAGGGCCGCTCTCCAGGCCTGCGATAGCCTCGAAAAGCCCTCGGAGGCCGTGAATCAGGGGAGTTGCAAGGGGGGGCCGCGGCCCGCGTCTCCTCGGCTCGGGATTTGATTTTCGGGCTTCGCCAGTCGCCCGAGGTCCCATGAACCAGGGGCGTCCGCCACCCACGCTCCACGTAGGAAGCTTTCGCCGGGACCGAAGAGGGGAGCGATCGAAAAAGAGGTTTGGAAACTTCCGATACGACCTTCGGCAGCAAATTGACATTAAGTCTCAGTCGCATTATGCATCAGCCAGCCCGCCCCAGCATCCCGTCCGACCCCCGGGCCCGACTCCGGGCCCAGGAATCGGTGGGGCCCCGCTGATTGCATACCCACCTTGTCTCTTGCTTCCATGAGGTCCCCCCGATGCGACCTGCCCGTTCCGGCTTCACCCTGATCGAACTGCTGGTGGTCATCGCGATCATCGCCGTGCTGATCGCCCTGCTGCTCCCGGCCGTCCAGTCGGCCCGCGAGGCGGCCCGCCGCATCCAGTGCACGAACAATCTGAAGCAAATCGGCCTGGCGATGCACAACTACATGACCAGTTGGCCGGAGACGCTGCCGAACGCGGGGAGTCGTCTCGGGACGAGCTATCCCAACGACCACTCGCCGCTGGCGCGCCTGCTTCCCTACACCGAGCAGACGAACCTGATCGACTTCAACCTCCAGATGGGGCATCCCGCCGTGGTCGACCTGCCGGTGGAGATCCGGACCGTCGCCTCCACGGTGATCTCCATGTTCCTGTGCCCCAGCGACGCCGCCGTCTCGCCGACCGTGGAGCTGACCTACGCCTCGACGCCCGTGAAGTACGCCGGCTCCAATTACGCGATGAACCAGAGCGACGGCACCAACCTCGGGACCGGGATCGCGGCCCAGGTCCATCCCATGAATCCCGGCAACGGCCTGTCCTGGGTGGGCTCCGGTACGAAGCTCAGCCAGGTCACCGACGGCTCCTCGAACACCCTGGCGTTCACCGAGTCGACGCGCGGCGACGGCAGCCGGCTGACCAGCTCGGCTCCGATCGACAACGTCCTCAAGTACCGAGCGATGGGGGGGACGGACTTCTACGCGATGGCGGATACGGGGAGCGGCCACACGTCCTGGGACGGTCGTCGGCTCTGCTCCTGGCTGCGCGGGTCCATCCCCGAAGGCCCCGTCATGAACGGCTACCTGACCCCCAACAGCAAGAAGGCCGACAGCGTGTCGTCGTCGTCCAAGCTGACCGCGGCGCGGAGCAATCATCCGGGGGGCGTCAACGCGCTCTTCTGCGACGGCAGCGTCCACTTCCTCCGCGACTCGATCGACCTGGCCGTCTACCGCGGACTCTGGACGCGAGCGGGCGGGGAAATCCTGTCCGCCTCGGATTATTGATCCTCCCTTCGCCGCGGCAAGGTCGAGCGAACGAACCCCACCCCGACACGACGACATTCCGGGCGTTCGCCGGGGCGGCGGCCGTCCTGTTCGCCCTCGACGCCGCCTGGGGCGGCGCGGGGGCTTCGAGCCGGACGTCGGCTCAAAACCCGCCCGAGGACGCGAGCCCCGTCTCGACTCCGGTCGTCGAGGGCGGCCCGGTGACGCTGCCCGGCGCTCGGCGGTTCGACATCCGCGCGAAGTCGGGCCTTGAGTATCGGATCTTCGTCGCCGCCCCTCCGGGTCCCGCCCCCGCGCCGGGTTTTCCGGTCATCTACTTCACGGACGGCAACGAGAATTTTCCCGTCCTGCTGGCCGCGACCCGGAAGCAATCCCGCGAGGCGTTGCAGGCGGTCGTGGTCGGGATCGGCTACCCCGGCGAGGATCCGGTCAAGCATCGAGAGCGCCGGGCGTTCGATCTGACGCCGCAAACCTCGGAAGAGTGGATGAAGTCCGACGCCCGCGAGATGGGGACCTTCAAGACCGGCGGCGAGGACGGGTTCCTGGATTTCATCGAGACGGAGTTGAAGCCGGTCGTCGAGCGGCGGCACAGGATCGATCGATCGCGGCAGACGCTGTTCGGCCACTCGTTCGGCGGGTTGTTCACCCTGCACGTCCTGTTCACCCGCCCCGAAACGTTCCAGACGTATGTGGCGGCGAGCCCGTCGCTCTGGTGGAACGGCGGCTCGATCCTGATGGAGGAGAAGAGCTTCCTCGAAGGGGGCCCGGCCGGGAAGGCGGCGGCGCGCGTGCTGCTCACCTCGGGCGAGTTGGAGCGGAAGACGGCCCCGATCGAATCGAAGGAACGGGCCCGGCTCCTGGAGAATCGCCGCCTGGCCGGGTCCGCGAAGGAGATGGTCGACCGCATGGACGCGGCGGGCGTTCCCGGGCTGTCGGTCGAGTACCGCGAATTCGTTGAGGAGAATCACGGGTCGGTCGTGCTCCCCGCCGCAAGTCGAGGCGCGCGCTTCGCGCTCGACGACGGGCGTCGGACCACTCCCCCGTCGGGCGTCCGCGCCGAAAATCCGTGACGCGCGGCCGTGGAGAATTCCGGCCGCTGGAATCGCTCCGAGAGGGAAGACGACATGAGTCGATGTCTGCCGTCAGCATGCCTGTTCAGACTCTGATCCGTGCGCGCCGACGGCGCGCTCAGCAAGCCGGAACGGGATCGCTACCTGCGGAACACCGGCTTCGACCGCCTCGTCGCCGAGGGCGTCTATACGTGCGGAGGCTTCGCGAACGCCTTCGGCCGTTCGTCGCGCCTGCTGGCGGAACTCGAACTCCCCCCGGCCGTCCGCGAGCAGGCCGCGACGCTCCTGGACGGCCACCTCGCGCTCGGCGGCCTCGATCATCGCCGCGATTCAGAATTCCTCGCCGAAGACCACGTCGCCGGTCACGCCGACCTGATACGCGGAGACGCGGCGCTCGAAGAAGTTCGCCAGCTCCTGGACGTCCTGGAGCTCCATGAACGCCAGCGGGTTCTTCGACCCGTAGGCCGGCGCGATGCCGAGGGATTCGAGCCGGCGGTCGGCGACGTACTCCAGGTATTTTCGCAGATCCTGGAGGCTCAGGCCGACCACGCCGTGGGAGAGGACGTCGCGGGCGAACTCCGTCTCGCAGTCGACGGCCTCGCGGAGCATCGCCACGACCTCGCCCTCCAGCGCCGCGTCGAACAGGTCCGGCTCCTCGCGACGCGCCGTCGAGATGACGTTGAACGCGAAGGCGATGTGCGCGCTCTCGTCGCGGAAGACCCAGTTCGTCCCCGTCGCCAGGCCGTGGAGGAGGCCCTTGGATCGCAGGAAGTAGACGTAGGCGAAGGCCGCGAAGAAGAACAGACCTTCGATGCACGCGGCGAAGCAGATCAGGTTCAGCAGGAACCGCCGGCGATGCTCGCGGGTCTCAAGCCGGTCGAGTTGCTCGATGGAGTCGATCCAGCGGAAGCAGAAGTCGGCCTTCCGCTTGATCGACGGGATGTTGTCGATCGCCGCGAACGCCTGCTCGCGCTCGGCCATGTCGGGGAGGTAGTTGTCGAGCAGGGTCAGATAGAAATGGACGTGCAGCGACTCCTCGTAGAGCTGGCGCGAGAGGTACATCCGCGCCTCGGGGGAGTTGACGTGCTGGTAGAGGTTCAGCACCAGGTTGTTGCCGACGATCGAGTCGCCCGTGGCGAAGAACGCCACCAGGCGCTGAATCAGGTGCTTCTCCGCGGGCGTGACGCGGCGGTCGAGGTCGGCCAGGTCTGTCGAGAAGTCGACCTCCTCGACCGTCCAGGTGTTCTTGATCGCCGCCTTGTACATCTCGAAGAAGATCGGGTATCGCATCGGACGCAGGGTCAGGTCCATGCCGGGATCGAGCAGCATCGGTTCGTCCTTCCGTGGAGAGGGGTTCTGGTTACTGGCACGACTCGCACGACTCGGGATTCTCGAGCGAGCACGCGACGTCTCGGGGCGTCGGCGGCGCCTGCGGGACGGTCGTCTTGGCGATCCCCGTGGCGGGGCGGGATCTCAGGTAATAGGTCGTCTTCAGCCCGCGCTTCCAGGCGTACATGTACATGGAAGAGAGCTTGCCGATCGACGGGCTCTCGACGAAGAGGTTGAGCGACTGGCTCTGGTCGATGAACGGGGCGCGGTCGGCGGCCATGTCGATCAGCGACCGCATCGGGATTTCCCAGACGGTGCGGTAGACGCGGCGGAGGTCGGCCGGGAGTTCCTCGACGCCCTGCACCGAGCCCTCGGCGAGCTTGATCCGGTTGCGGACCGCCTCCGTCCAGAGGCCGCGCGCCTTCAGGTCGCGGACGAGGTGGCGGTTGACCTGGAGGAACTCCCCGGAGAGCGTCTCTCGCTTGAAGAGGTTGGAGACCTGGGGCTCGATGCATTCGTAAGCCCCGACGATCGAGGCGATCGTCGCGGTGGGGGCCACCGCCACCAGGAGCGAGTTGCGCAGGCCGACGCGGCGCACGCGCCCGCGAAGCTCGGCCCACCGGGGGGCGTCCGAACCTTCGCGGTCCCACAGGTCGACCTGGAGCACGCCTTCGGCCGCCCGGGTCTCGGCGAAGGCCAGGTGCGGCCCCAGGCGCTCGGCCAGGTCGCAGGACGCGGTCAGGGCGTGGTAGTAGATCTCTTCCTGGATCCTGGCGGAGAGTTCCCGGGCCTCGGCGGCGTCGAACGGCAGGCCGAGCTGGAAGAAGACGTCCTGGAGCCCCATCACGCCGAGCCCGACCGGCCGCCATCGCCGGTTCGACGCCTCGGATTCGGGGGTCGGGTAGAAGTTCACGTCGACCACCGCGTCCAGGAACGGGACGGCCGTGCGGACGGTTTCGGCCAGGGCTTCGAAGTCGAACCCCCCGTCGCCGACGTGCCGTGCGAGGTTGATCGAGCCGAGGTTGCAGACGGCCGTCTCGCCGTCCGAGGTCGCCTCGACGATCTCGGTGCAGAGGTTCGACGAGTGGACGACGGCGCCCGGCGTGCGCGTCTGGTTCGACTTCCGGTTGCAGGCGTCCTTGAAGTTCATCCAGCCGTTGCCCGTCTCGGCCAGCGTCTTCATCATCCGGGCGTAGAGGTCGCGCGCGGCGACCGTCTTGACGGCCAGGCCCCGCGCCTCGGCTTCGGCGTAGGCCGCCTCGAACGCCTCGCCGTGGAGGTCGGGCAGGTGGGGGACCGTCTTGGGATCGAACAGCGACCAGGCCCCGCCTTCCTCCACACGCCGCATGAACAGGTCCGGGACCCAGTTGGCCAGGTTCAGGTTGTAGGTCCTCCGGGCCTCGTCGCCGGCGTTGTCCTTGAGCTCCAGGAACTCCTCGACGTCGGCGTGCCAGGTCTCCAGGTAGACGCAGCAGGCGCCCTTGCGCCGCCCCCCCTGGTTCACGGCGGCGACGGAGGAGTCGAGCGTCTTGAGCCAGGGGACCACGCCGTTGCCGTGGCCATTCGTCCCCTGGATGTAGGAGCCTCTCGAGCGGATGCGGTGGAAGGCCAGGCCGATCCCCCCCGCGTACTTGGAGAGCTTGGCCACGTCCGTATAGCGGCCGTAGATCCCTTCCAGGCTGTCATCGGGCGAGTCGAGCAGGTAGCACGACGACATCTGCGGCCGGGGCGTCCCGGAGTTGAACAGGGTCGGCGAGCTGGGCATGTAGCGGTGCGACGCCATCAGCTCGAACAGGTCGAGGGCGTCGGCGACGTCGCGGGAGAGCCCGCACGCGACCCGGAGGAAGAAATAGGCGGGCGTCTCGATCACGTCGCGGGTGCTGGGATGCCGCAGCAGGTAGCGGTCGTAGATCGTGCGGAGCCCGAAGTACTCGAAGTCGTCGCGGGGCCGGGTCGCGGCGGCGTTGAGCTTGCGGGCGTTCGCGGCGACGTAGTCGGCGGTGGCCTCCGCGACCAGGCCCAGGCGGCGTCCGGCGGCGATCGCCTGGGAGAACGACTGGATGTCCTGGTTCATCACCTCCTTGGCGATGAAGCAGTCGAGGAGACGGGCCGCGAGCAGGGAGTATTCCGGCTCCTCGGCGATGAGCGAGGCGGCCGTCTGGATCGAGAGCTGGTCGAGCTCGCGGGTCGTCGCGCCGTCGAAGAGTCCGCCGATCGTCTTCACGGCGATCCGCATCACGTCGACGGCCGCCAGCCCGCCCGACGAGCGGCGGACGGCCCGCACGATCTTGTTGACGTCGACCGGCTCCAGGCCGCCGTTCCGCTTGCGGACGCGCATGCCGCCGTCCTCGTCGGCCGCCCCCGCGCGAGGCGCCTCGCCGTTCGCGGGGGCGTTCTTCAACTCCAGACTCATGTTCGGCTCCTGTTCCTTGGAGGGGGGAGGGCCGGGACCGCCCGAGAGCGCCCCCGGCCGGATCGGCCGTCAGGTCGCGGCGACGGGGGCGAAATTCGGCGGATGGGAGAGGAGCCGAACGGTCGTCACGGCCGGAACGGCGGCGGCCGGATGGACGGGGCGGACGAAGAGCGCGGGACGCGGGCCGTCGGCCGCGACCGGGCCTGTTCGAGGCGAATCCAAGGCGCGATCCTTCCTGCCGGTCCGGGCAGATTGGGGCGTCCGGACCGGTACGCAGGAGGGCTCCGCACGCGCGGAAGGGCCTGACCTGCCGCGTACCCGGAGCGGGGCACCCTTGGCATGCTCGACGGGCAGGTCTTCTGGCTTACGGCTACGATCGATCCCCGGGCGGCCTTCCCGCGACGCGAGCGTCGCAGTGGCTTATGTGGCCGGATCTCTCGCCGAATACAGCAGCGGCCCTGCGCCGGATTCTCACCGGCTTCCCTTTTCATCCGTCCGAACGCGGACGGAACCCGTCGATGCTGGGAGCATATCCTATTTTCGACGCCCAGGCCAACCGGCCGCGGGGGATTTCGATCAGACGACCCGGCCGCCCAGCCAGGAGTACCGGGTGGGAGGTTGTTCGGCGATCCGCCCGCCGATCTCATCCGCGAGCATCTCATAGCGTTCGGGCTGGCGGCAGAGGTAGTCCTGGGCCCTGGCCGCCTTGCCGGAGAACGAACGCCTTTCCAGGTTCCAGGCCGTGTTCAGGTGTCGGATGATCGACGCATAATCCCGGGACGTGTAGACGCCGATCCGTTGCGCGGCGGCGGCGAACTGGTCGAACAGGTTCGGATCGCGTCCGTCGGTCATCTGGCTGCCGGGCATGGAGATCAGCTTCCTGAGCATGTTTCGGTAGGCGAACAGCGTGTTCTCCGGGTCGCGCTCGAAGAGTTCGCCGACGACCCGGGTGTAGAAGACCTCGTGGCGGGTCTCGTCGGCGGCGATCTTGCGGCAGATCCGGGCGAGGTTCTCCTCGCCGCGCCCCTGGGAGAGCCTGGCGATGTTCCCGTGGCTGATCCGGGTCGCCCGCTCCTGGAACGCGGCGTAGATCAGCCCGGAGTGGGGGTCGCCCTCGTTCCCCGGAGAGAAGCCGTTGCTGATGAGATGGTGGATGGTCCGCTCGATCGCCGCCATGTCGACGCGGCCGGAAAGCCGTAGGTAGGCGTTGAGCAGGTCGCCGTGGCGGTTCTCCTCGGCGGTCCATCTCCGCAGCCATTGGGCCCAGGGGGTCTCGCTGGTCCCCGTCGGGTCCTTCACGATGTGCTCGAGCGAGACGGTGTAATTCGGCAGGGCCTCCTCGGTCACCATATTTCCGACGAGCACGACCAGGAGCTCGTCGGGCAGGACGAGCGAGGACTCGCGCAACCGCTGCACCTGTTCGGACCAGTCCTCGGCGGTCAGGTCCGGCAGGAGTTCGGTCGGCTGCCAGGCCTGGTCGATCGGGCTGAGGAGGGAGAGGTTGTCCGCGACGTAATCTTGCAAACTCTCGATGACATTCATCGCTGCGGCCTGAATCTTCCTGCCGGTCCGGGCAGATTGGGGCGTCCGGATCGAATGCGCAGGAGGGCTCCGCACGCGCGGAGGGGCCTGGCCTGCCGCGTACCCGGAGCCGGGGCACCCTTGGCATGCTCGACGGGCAGGTCTTCTGGCTTACGGCTACGATCGATCCCCGGGCGGCCTTCCCGCAACGCGAGCGTCGCAGTGGCTTATGTGGCCGGGTCTCTCGCCGAATACAGCAGCGGCCCTGCGCCGGATTCTCACCGGCTTCCCTTTTGATCCGTCCGCATGCGGACGGGGCCCATCGAGATGAGGAGCCTATCAGAAACGCCGGCGATTCGGCCAGCCTCTCGATCAACTCCCTGCTCGTGAGACGTCGACGTAAGCCTAATGCGAATCGCGCGCCGCGTTCGGACCTCTCCGATATTCCATGAACCCGGCCGTTTCGATCGCCTTTTCGCGGCCGAGCAGACCCTCGATGACGCGGTATAAATCAGGATCGGCGAAATCGTCGATGGGCCCTGGCGAATCCCCAGGCCCCCACCAGGCCTCGCGATGTCGAGGAGCCGTCGAAACCGGGCCGCGGGCTTGTTATGGCTCGACAACGACGGCTGCAATGCCCTAGAATCCGCGTGGTTCAAGTCTTTTCGCTGGTTCGTGCATGCTTGTGCGGGTTTACACCTAATTTCTTCGGATTCTCTCGGAGGAAGCCCGAATGCGACGTTTCGCCTTGCGCCGACGGATCGGCTTCACGCTGATCGAGCTGCTCGTCGTGATCGCCATCATCGCGGTACTGATCGCCTTGCTCTTGCCCGCCGTGCAGTCGGCCCGCGAAGCGGCCCGGCGCGCCCAGTGCGTGAACAACCTGAAGCAGATCGGGTTGGCGGCGCACAATTATCTTTCGCAGCAGAACTGCTTCCCGCCGCTGGTGCAGAACCGCGTCGGAGCGACGTTCGACCTGGGGATGGGCGACCACTGGCCCCTGGACTGGACGGCCTCGCTGCTGTCGCAGATCGAGCAGGCGCCGCTCTACAACTCGCTGAACTGGTCGTTCGGCGCCGGCAACGGGGGCACGGCCCAGAACACCACCGTGCTGCGGACGATGGTCGGGTCGATGACCTGCCCGTCCGAGAACATCCGGGTCCCCACGAACCAGTGGGGCTGGAAGAGCTACGTGGCCAACGCCGGCGGCCCGGCCCCCGTCGCGGTCTTCGACGGCGCGCTGACGCCGCTGCGCAGCGACCCCGGCGATCGTCCCGGCTTCTCCACGGCCGACGGCCTCCAGAACAGCAACTGCTCTTCCTTCGGCGTCGAGGGGTTCATGGACGGCACGTCCAACACCGCGATGTTCAGCGAGACCATGGTGGGCACCGGGCCGGTCGGCCGGGCGGTGACGATCGCCACCACGCGACGGAAGTCCACGTACCTGTTCCCCAGCGGCCTGAACATCCAGCCCAACCTGGGCGTGAACGGTGCCCAGCAGGCCATGCAGTTCGTCACCACCTGCCGCGCCCTCCCCGGGACCACGGCGGGATACGGCGGGCTCGCCCCGGCCCAGGGCAACTTCTGGATCTCGGGCCACATCGGCTCGACGTTCATCTACGACGCTTACAACCACTGGCTGACGCCCAATTCGGCCGGGTGCTACAACCAGGCCGACGGCAACACCGAAGGCTGGGGCAACCCCAACGACGGCATGCCCCCCAGCAGCAACCACCCCGGCGGCGTGAACGTCGCCTTCGCCGACGGCTCGGTCAAGTACATCAAGGACACCGTCAGCGTCCCCACCTGGTGGGCCCTCGGCACCCGGGCCGGCGGCGAGATCGTCAGCTCGGACGCCTACTGATCCCGGACGTGCGATCGTCCACGACGGTCGAGGGCTCCGACGCATCCCGTCGGGGCCCTCTCCGTATTCCTCGACCACACGTCGACCACCGGGCCTCGGTGCCCTTTGATGGCGATTTTTTATCATTTCACCCGTTTACGGAGCGGTTTGATGCGGAAGAAGCTGGTCCCCGCACTCTTGGCGGCGATGATCGCGGCGGTCCTCCCCGGTTGCGGGGGCGACGACTCGGAGATCCCCAAGTCCCCGGACGCCCCGAAACAGGCCGATTTCGACGCGATGAAGAACATGATGGACAAGTCGGCCAAGGTCAAGACGCCAAAGAAGGCCGGCTGAGATCGTCGATTCGATCGGAAAGGGCGTGGGATGGACGGGACCCGGAAGCGATGGTTCGCCTGGGCGGCCCTCGCCGCGATCGTCGCGACGGCCGTCGCCCTGGGCTGGATCGCCACCCGGCCGCCCGACCCGTCCCGGCTCCTCGCGGAGGCGCAGGCGGATTTCCAGGCCGGGCGGCTCGAGGCGGCGGCGACCGCGCTCGACCGCCTGGCGGCCGTCCGCCCCCCGACGCCGATGGACCACATGGCGAGGGCCCAGGTCGCCCAGGCGCGGGGCCTCGCCGACGACGCGCTGGCCGAGGCCGCCGCCATCTTCGAGAACCCGGCCCTCGGCCCCCTCGCCCGGCTCCTGGCGGGACGGGTGGAGGTGGAACGCCATCGCCTCCGGGCCGCCGAGGCCCACTTCCTCAAGGCCGCCGAGGCGATGCCGCGCGAGGCCCAGCCTTACGAGGAGTTGGCCTACATCGACAACCTCCAGCATCGCTGGGACGACTTCGACCGGGTGATGCTGGCGCTGTCGGATCGCGGCGGCCTCAGCTTCCAACGCCTGCTCCACTGGGGCAAGGCCCGGCACGCGACCTGGAACCCCCGCGAAGACTGCCTGATCCTGGCGAAGTGCGTCGAGGCCGACCCGGACGACCGCGCGTCCCGCCTGGTCCTCGCCGACGGCCTGCGGCGGATGAACCAGATCGAGGAGGCCGAGGCCGTCCTGGCCCCGCTCCCCGACTCCGACGCCGAGGCCCTGGCCCTCCGCGCCCTGCTCGCCGTCGAGCGCGAGGACGACGACGAGGCCGAGCGACGACTCCGGAAAGGCCCGCCCGACGACCCCCACCTGGCGCAGGTCCGGGGCCGACTCGCCCTCAAGCGGGGCGACGCCGACGGCGCGGTCCGCGCCTTCCGCCTGGCCCTCGAAGCCTCGCCCCACGACCGGGCCGTCCTCCACGGCCTGGGGACCGCGCTCCGCCTGGCCGGCGACCCGGACGCCGCCGCGAAGTGCTTCGAAGTCGCCGACCGCCACGACGCGATCACCCCCCTGATCCTCCGCGCCGCCACCGCCGCAGGGGCCGCCGACCCCACCCTCCCCGCCCAGCTCGGCGCCGCCTGCGCCGCCGCCGGCCGAATCCCGGAGGCCATCGCCTGGTCCCGCCTCGCCCTCGCGAACAACCCCCTGGACCGCGAGGCCCAGCAGGCGGTCTACCGCCTCGAACGCCAGCTCGACCCGCACTGATGAGCCCCCCGCCGCGCCGTCTGATTTTCGCCGCTTCCCGTCCAAACTCGGCGACTCGGCCCCATGGTCAAGTGGGGGATGGTCCGCCCTGATCCGAAGAGGCGTTCGGCCCCTAACGTCTTTCCCCCCTCGCGGGGCGCAGGGCCGGATGAGGGGGAAGACCAGCACAAGGACCATCGGCGTCATCGAAAGGCCGGATCGCGAATCCCGACGGCTTCCCGGCTCGTCCTCCCCCTCATCTGACCGCTTCGCGGTCTGTCTTCCCCCGCGAGGGGGGAAAACCGTGGAGGAGGCCGTCGGCGATTCGCAGTCCGGCCCTCGCCGGGACGATGAAGAACCGCCGAACGAGCCCAATTCTCAGAAGCCGAAAGTGAGATCAAAAATATGGCATGTAAAGACTTACGTCTGATGGCTTCGTTCGCGGGGGGCTGCGAGCGAAGCCAATTTCCGCGAGGCTGCGTGGCCTCGGAATTGTTGCCGGGGGCCGGGGACGCAGCGGGCCTTTCACGGGACGGCGGCGTCCCCCAGGCTCGGGCGCGACATCGAAAAATCGCCGAACGAAGCCAATTTCAGGCTGGCGGCGAGATTCGTAAAATGTCTTGTATCAAGAATTTGTGGCCGATGGGTTCGTTCGCTGGGGGCTCCGAGCGAAGCCAATTTCGGCGGGGCTTCGCGGCTTCAGGTCCCTTGCCAGGGGCCGGAGACGAACTGGCCCTCGAACAGGGTGGCGACGACGGGCTCGTCGGTCTCGAAGAGGAGGCGGTGGGGGTCGTCCTCGTCGCGGTCGGGGAGGCGGACGACGGCGAGGTCGGCGGACTTGCCGGCGCGGATCGAGCCGACGGCGGTCTCGGCGCGGAGGGCCCAGGCGCCGAAGAGGGTGGCCATGGTCAGGAGCAGCTCGCCGGAGAGCGAGCCGTCGCGGGCGTGGAGGAACCGGGCCTCGTCGAGGACGCCCAGGCTCGGGCTCGACGCCAGGCTGTCCGTCCCCAGGCAGACGATCGCCCCTTTCGCCAGGAGCGCCCGATAGGGGTGGGCGTCGTGGCCGAACCGGGCGTTGGTCCGGGGGCAGTAGGCGATCGCCGCTCGATGCCCGTTCGAGGACGCCTCGGGCCGGAACTGCCAGAACTCCGAGGGCTCGATGTACGTCCCGTGCGCCACCAGCCAGTCGGCGTGGCGGAGGTCCCCCTTGCGGATGTAGTCGGTCGGCCGGGGGCCGATCGGCTCCCACTCCTCATCCCAGGCCCCCAGGTCTTCCAGGTAGCTCCGCAGGGGGCCGTCGCGGGTCTCCAGCAGGCGCAGTTCTTCGGGCATCTCGGCCAGGTGGGTCGAGAGCGGCAGGCGGCTGGAGGCGGCGGCGTGGTAGAGCCAGCCCGCCGTGCTGTAGGGGGCGTGCGGCGACAGCCCGGCCCGGGCGTTGGCGGCCACCTGGGCCTCGGGCTTGATGGACCCCAGCCATTTCCAGGCGGCCT includes:
- a CDS encoding transposase translates to MACYGLLRGDSGGMLLRFVQGRPVSQVTEDFLAWACDRLAAEGKRALLLVWDNAAWHVSRRVRAWIKAHNRLAKARGGVRIVACHLPVKAPWLNAIEPKWVHGKRAVVEPGRRLTAAEVEERVCGYYGCEHIGRLTQQLQ
- a CDS encoding DUF1559 domain-containing protein; its protein translation is MRPARSGFTLIELLVVIAIIAVLIALLLPAVQSAREAARRIQCTNNLKQIGLAMHNYMTSWPETLPNAGSRLGTSYPNDHSPLARLLPYTEQTNLIDFNLQMGHPAVVDLPVEIRTVASTVISMFLCPSDAAVSPTVELTYASTPVKYAGSNYAMNQSDGTNLGTGIAAQVHPMNPGNGLSWVGSGTKLSQVTDGSSNTLAFTESTRGDGSRLTSSAPIDNVLKYRAMGGTDFYAMADTGSGHTSWDGRRLCSWLRGSIPEGPVMNGYLTPNSKKADSVSSSSKLTAARSNHPGGVNALFCDGSVHFLRDSIDLAVYRGLWTRAGGEILSASDY
- a CDS encoding ribonucleotide-diphosphate reductase subunit beta, which translates into the protein MLLDPGMDLTLRPMRYPIFFEMYKAAIKNTWTVEEVDFSTDLADLDRRVTPAEKHLIQRLVAFFATGDSIVGNNLVLNLYQHVNSPEARMYLSRQLYEESLHVHFYLTLLDNYLPDMAEREQAFAAIDNIPSIKRKADFCFRWIDSIEQLDRLETREHRRRFLLNLICFAACIEGLFFFAAFAYVYFLRSKGLLHGLATGTNWVFRDESAHIAFAFNVISTARREEPDLFDAALEGEVVAMLREAVDCETEFARDVLSHGVVGLSLQDLRKYLEYVADRRLESLGIAPAYGSKNPLAFMELQDVQELANFFERRVSAYQVGVTGDVVFGEEF
- a CDS encoding alpha/beta hydrolase — its product is MTLPGARRFDIRAKSGLEYRIFVAAPPGPAPAPGFPVIYFTDGNENFPVLLAATRKQSREALQAVVVGIGYPGEDPVKHRERRAFDLTPQTSEEWMKSDAREMGTFKTGGEDGFLDFIETELKPVVERRHRIDRSRQTLFGHSFGGLFTLHVLFTRPETFQTYVAASPSLWWNGGSILMEEKSFLEGGPAGKAAARVLLTSGELERKTAPIESKERARLLENRRLAGSAKEMVDRMDAAGVPGLSVEYREFVEENHGSVVLPAASRGARFALDDGRRTTPPSGVRAENP
- a CDS encoding helix-turn-helix domain-containing protein, with the translated sequence MKPPLFVRPLSPEESRTLRAGLRSPSAFTLRRCQILLAGAEGLKPSAIRARLGCATQTVRDAIRAFAAEGLACLREKSHRPRSARPALDAAAGERLRALLHRSPREFDKPTSLWTLHLAAEAAFAEGLTPRVMSGESIRRALKRLGVGWKRAKTWITSPDPAYLRKKGRATG